One stretch of Anolis carolinensis isolate JA03-04 chromosome 3, rAnoCar3.1.pri, whole genome shotgun sequence DNA includes these proteins:
- the dtymk gene encoding thymidylate kinase, which yields MAGRRGALIVLEGVDRAGKSTQSRRLVEALGAKGHRAELLRFPERTTKIGQLISSYLEKKNNLEDHTVHLLFSANRWEQVPLIKEKLNQGITLVVDRYAFSGVAFTGAKENFSLEWCKQPDVGLPKPDVILFLQLNTSEAAKRGDFGSERYENSSFQEKVLQCYYDLMEDKTLNWKVIDASKTIEDLHNEIKSIVEEAMQEAQHKPIGELWK from the exons ATGGCCGGGCGGCGCGGGGCTCTGATCGTCCTAGAAGGCGTGGACCGCGCGGGCAAAAGCACACAGAGCCGAAGGCTGGTGGAGGCCCTGGGGGCAAAGGGTCACCGCGCAGAGCTGCTCCGCTTCCCAG aaagaacaacaaaaattGGTCAACTGATAAGTTCCTATTTGGAAAAGAAGAACAACTTGGAGGATCACACGGTGCATTTGCTGTTTTCTGCTAATCGCTGGGAACAAGT GCCATTAATCAAAGAGAAGTTAAATCAGGGTATCACTCTTGTAGTGGACAGATATGCCTTTTCAGGAGTTGCCTTCACAGGTGCTAAAGAG AACTTCTCTTTAGAATGGTGTAAACAACCTGATGTGGGGCTTCCAAAACCAGATGTGATCCTTTTCCTCCAACTGAATACTTCTGAAGCAGCCAAACGAGGAGACTTTGGAAGTGAGCGATATGAGAACAGCTCTTTTCAAGAGAAAGTTCTGCAGTGCTACTATGATTTGATGGAAGATAAGACTTTGAACTGGAAA GTGATAGATGCTTCGAAGACCATAGAAGATTTACATAATGAAATTAAATCAATTGTAGAAGAGGCCATGCAAGAAGCTCAGCATAAACCTATAGGAGAACTGTGGAAATAG
- the ing5 gene encoding inhibitor of growth protein 5, giving the protein MAAAALYLEHYLDSIENLPCELQRNFQLMRELDQRTEDKKAEIDRLAAQYISTVRSLSSEERVEILQKIQNAYAKCKEYSDDKVQLAMQTYEMVDKHIRRLDADLARFEADLKDKLEGSDFENPVTQNLKKGRIPKEKKSSRGRGRRTSEEEAPVKKKPKRRSELADTILSVHPSDVLDMPVDPNEPTYCLCHQVSYGEMIGCDNPDCPIEWFHFACVDLTTKPKGKWFCPRCAQEKKKK; this is encoded by the exons ATGGCAGCGGCGGCCTTGTACCTGGAACACTACCTGGACA GCATAGAAAACCTTCCTTGTGAGCTGCAGAGGAACTTCCAGCTTATGCGTGAACTGGATCAGAGAACAGAAG ACAAAAAAGCAGAAATCGACCGTCTTGCTGCTCAGTACATTTCAACCGTGAGGAGTCTGTCGTCGGAAGAACGGGTGGAAATCCTGCAGAAGATCCAGAATGCCTATGCAAAGTGCAAGGAGTATAGCGATGACAAAGTGCAGCTGGCTATGCAGACTTATGAGATG GTAGATAAACACATTCGACGGCTGGATGCTGACTTGGCACGATTTGAAGCGGATTTGAAGGACAAGCTGGAAGGCAGTGACTTTGAAAACCCTGTAACACAAAATTTGAAAA AGGGGAGGAttccaaaggaaaagaaaagctcCCGAGGCAGAGGCCGGAGAACATCTGAGGAAGAGGCTCCAGTGAAAAAGAAACCAAAACGAAG ATCCGAATTAGCCGATACCATCCTGTCAGTTCATCCTTCGGATGTTCTGGACATGCCAGTGGACCCAAACGAACCCACATATTGCCTGTGCCATCAAGTATCCTATGGAGAAATGATCGGCTGCGACAACCCTGAT TGTCCAATTGAATGGTTTCATTTTGCCTGCGTGGACCTTACAACAAAACCCAAAGGGAAATG